The Xenorhabdus doucetiae genome has a window encoding:
- the dppA gene encoding dipeptide ABC transporter periplasmic-binding protein DppA, protein MTIFKKKQSSLLKLGVGLVALAVTASIQAKTLVYCSEGSPEGFNPQLFTSGTTYDATSRPIYNRLVDFKVGTTSIIPSLAESWDVSDDGKVYTFHLRKGVKWHSSKEFKPTRDFNADDVIFTFMRQKDKNHPYHNVSGGSYEYFIGMDMGNIINKIEKVDDYTVRFELSRSEAPFIANLAMDFASILSKEYADVMMKAGTPEKVDLNPIGTGPFQLVQYQKDSRILYKAFKDYWEGPAKIDRLVFSITPDASVRYAKLQKNECQVMPYPNPADIARMKQDKNIVLMEEAGLNVGYLSFNVTKPPLDNVKVRQALAMAVNKDAILEAVYQGAGQKAKNLIPPTMWGYNDDIKDYSYDPAKAKALLKEAGLSDGFETDLWAMPVQRPYNPNARRMAEMIQADWAKIGVKAKIVSYEWGEYLKRAKDGEPKTVMMGWTGDNGDPDNFFGTLFSCAAKERGSNYSKWCYKPFEDIIQPARETADVNKRTELYKQAQVVMHEQVPALIIAHSTAYEPVRKEVKGYLVDPLGRHLFYQVDLK, encoded by the coding sequence ATGACGATTTTCAAGAAAAAACAGTCCAGTTTGTTAAAGCTGGGGGTCGGTCTTGTTGCATTGGCGGTGACAGCCAGTATTCAGGCCAAGACGCTGGTTTATTGCTCTGAAGGTTCTCCTGAAGGCTTCAACCCGCAACTATTCACTTCTGGTACAACGTATGATGCCACTTCCAGACCGATCTATAACCGTCTGGTGGATTTTAAAGTAGGCACAACGAGTATTATTCCAAGCCTGGCCGAAAGCTGGGATGTGAGTGATGATGGTAAGGTTTATACCTTCCATTTGCGCAAAGGGGTGAAATGGCACAGCAGTAAGGAATTCAAACCTACCCGTGATTTTAATGCGGATGATGTGATTTTTACTTTTATGCGTCAGAAAGATAAAAATCATCCGTACCATAATGTCTCAGGCGGCAGCTACGAATATTTCATTGGCATGGATATGGGGAATATCATCAACAAAATAGAAAAAGTTGATGACTATACCGTTCGCTTTGAACTGTCACGCTCTGAGGCACCTTTTATCGCCAATCTGGCGATGGATTTTGCTTCGATCCTGTCCAAAGAATATGCCGATGTGATGATGAAAGCGGGCACACCAGAGAAAGTTGACCTCAATCCGATTGGTACCGGCCCATTCCAGCTCGTGCAATACCAAAAAGACTCCCGCATTCTCTATAAGGCATTTAAGGATTATTGGGAAGGACCAGCGAAAATTGACCGCTTAGTCTTCTCCATTACGCCTGATGCTTCTGTCCGCTATGCCAAATTACAGAAAAATGAATGTCAGGTGATGCCGTATCCAAACCCGGCGGATATCGCCCGGATGAAACAAGATAAAAATATTGTCTTGATGGAAGAGGCGGGTTTGAACGTGGGTTACCTCTCTTTCAATGTGACCAAGCCGCCACTGGATAACGTGAAAGTGCGTCAGGCACTGGCAATGGCAGTGAACAAAGACGCTATTCTTGAGGCGGTGTATCAGGGCGCAGGGCAGAAAGCGAAAAACCTGATCCCTCCTACCATGTGGGGTTATAACGACGATATCAAAGATTACAGCTATGATCCCGCTAAGGCCAAGGCGCTGTTGAAGGAAGCGGGTTTATCGGATGGTTTCGAAACCGATCTGTGGGCGATGCCGGTACAGCGCCCGTATAACCCGAATGCCCGTCGCATGGCGGAAATGATTCAGGCTGATTGGGCGAAAATTGGCGTGAAGGCCAAGATCGTCAGTTATGAGTGGGGTGAATACCTGAAACGTGCCAAAGATGGTGAACCGAAAACGGTCATGATGGGATGGACAGGGGACAACGGCGATCCTGATAACTTCTTCGGCACCCTGTTTAGCTGTGCTGCCAAAGAAAGAGGCTCCAACTATTCTAAATGGTGTTACAAACCCTTTGAGGACATTATCCAGCCAGCACGTGAAACTGCGGATGTCAATAAGCGCACGGAACTGTATAAACAGGCACAGGTTGTCATGCATGAACAAGTCCCCGCATTGATCATTGCTCACTCCACGGCTTATGAACCCGTCCGTAAAGAAGTAAAAGGCTATTTGGTTGATCCCCTTGGCAGACACCTTTTCTACCAAGTTGATCTCAAATAA
- the dppD gene encoding dipeptide ABC transporter ATP-binding protein, whose product MALLNVDQLSVHFGDEGAPFRAVDRISYRVEQGEVVGIVGESGSGKSVSSLAIMGLIDYPGKVMAEKLEFDGRDLTKISEKQRRQLVGAEVAMIFQDPMTSLNPCYTVGYQIMEALKVHQGGNRKTRHQRAIDLLTQVGIPDPASRLEVYPHQLSGGMSQRVMIAMAIACRPKLLIADEPTTALDVTIQAQIIELLLELQQKENMALLLITHDLALVAEAAHHIIVMYAGQVVEIGKATEIFRAPRHPYTQALLRALPEFATDKSRLASLSGVVPGKYDRPTGCLLNPRCPYANAHCRQEEPPLQAVRDRQVKCHMPLDDKGRPTV is encoded by the coding sequence ATGGCATTATTGAATGTAGACCAATTATCGGTGCACTTCGGGGATGAAGGGGCACCATTCCGCGCCGTTGACCGTATCAGCTACCGGGTTGAGCAGGGAGAGGTTGTCGGCATTGTGGGGGAATCCGGTTCAGGCAAGTCAGTCAGTTCACTGGCGATTATGGGGCTGATTGATTATCCGGGCAAAGTCATGGCCGAAAAACTGGAGTTTGATGGTCGTGACCTGACCAAAATTTCAGAAAAACAGCGCCGTCAGTTGGTGGGGGCGGAAGTGGCGATGATTTTCCAAGATCCCATGACCAGTCTGAATCCTTGCTACACCGTCGGTTATCAGATTATGGAAGCCTTAAAAGTCCATCAGGGTGGCAATCGGAAAACGCGCCACCAGCGGGCCATCGACTTATTGACGCAGGTGGGCATTCCCGATCCGGCCTCTCGGCTGGAGGTTTATCCGCATCAATTATCGGGGGGAATGAGCCAGCGCGTCATGATTGCGATGGCGATCGCATGTCGGCCGAAACTGCTGATTGCCGATGAACCGACGACGGCCTTGGATGTCACCATTCAGGCGCAAATCATCGAACTGTTGCTGGAATTGCAGCAAAAGGAAAACATGGCATTACTCTTGATCACCCATGATTTGGCGCTGGTGGCGGAAGCGGCTCATCATATTATCGTGATGTATGCCGGGCAGGTGGTGGAAATCGGTAAAGCGACGGAAATTTTCCGCGCACCACGCCATCCTTATACGCAGGCATTATTGCGGGCATTGCCGGAATTTGCGACAGACAAATCCCGTCTGGCATCGTTGTCCGGCGTTGTTCCCGGAAAATATGACCGTCCAACGGGATGTCTGCTTAATCCTCGCTGCCCTTATGCCAATGCGCATTGCCGTCAGGAAGAGCCGCCATTGCAGGCCGTGAGAGATCGTCAGGTTAAATGTCATATGCCGCTGGATGATAAGGGGAGGCCAACCGTATGA
- the dppC gene encoding dipeptide ABC transporter permease DppC gives MTQTTEPVVSGAPKLMTPIQEFWHYFKRNKGAVIGLVYIVLMLLVALLAGILAPHGPAEQFRDSLLMPPVWQEGGSWQFLLGTDDVGRDILSRLMYGARLSLLVGCLVVVMSLIMGVILGLLAGYFGGVVDTMVMRIVDIMLALPSLLLALVLVAIFGPSIVNASLALTFVALPHYIRLTRAAVLVEVNRDYVTASQVAGAGAIRQMFINILPNCLAPLIVQASLGFSNAILDMAALGFLGMGAQPPTPEWGTMLADVLQFAQSAWWVVTFPGLAILLTVLAFNLMGDGLRDALDPKLKQ, from the coding sequence ATGACTCAAACAACTGAGCCGGTCGTATCGGGTGCGCCGAAATTAATGACGCCGATACAGGAATTTTGGCACTACTTTAAACGTAATAAAGGCGCAGTCATTGGCCTTGTCTATATTGTCCTGATGCTCCTGGTTGCATTATTGGCCGGGATATTGGCACCGCACGGTCCGGCAGAACAGTTTCGTGATTCCTTGCTGATGCCGCCGGTATGGCAGGAAGGCGGAAGCTGGCAATTTCTCCTCGGCACAGACGATGTGGGGCGCGATATTCTGTCCCGCCTGATGTATGGCGCTCGTCTTTCCTTGCTGGTGGGCTGTCTGGTGGTGGTGATGTCACTCATCATGGGCGTCATTCTGGGGCTATTGGCGGGGTATTTCGGCGGCGTGGTGGATACCATGGTCATGCGCATCGTCGATATCATGTTGGCTTTGCCAAGCCTGCTGTTGGCACTGGTGCTGGTGGCGATCTTTGGCCCGTCGATTGTCAATGCGTCATTGGCACTGACTTTCGTCGCCTTGCCGCACTATATCCGCCTGACAAGGGCGGCGGTACTGGTGGAGGTCAACCGCGATTATGTGACGGCTTCCCAAGTGGCGGGGGCGGGAGCCATACGCCAGATGTTTATCAATATCCTGCCAAACTGCCTTGCGCCGTTGATTGTGCAGGCGTCATTAGGGTTTTCAAACGCCATTCTCGATATGGCTGCCTTAGGGTTTCTGGGCATGGGGGCACAGCCACCCACCCCGGAATGGGGCACCATGCTGGCCGATGTTTTGCAATTTGCCCAGAGTGCGTGGTGGGTGGTGACCTTTCCGGGGCTGGCGATCCTGCTGACCGTATTGGCGTTTAACCTGATGGGGGACGGGCTGCGCGATGCACTTGATCCCAAGCTCAAGCAGTAG
- a CDS encoding MFS transporter, giving the protein MNNFNVECSDWYWNKNISRNMLKVTIALCYLCVGISIIPIPMLVREYAKSDDTTLGLIMGIYAFTAIVGRVIFGFVMRLIGYRLMLVISALILSLATMICAKLSTLDGLLYGRFVLGLGVGGMMAVCTAWMVDLPGGQSKVGKSIGSIGTINYAVLAFSAPLGKILCDYFGAQGTLLISALFPLLAIFIICKLHKVEIPDLNKKKGEALGVILISSLIPGLALLLSGIGYAVIISFGQQVAYFRHVNNGEVIVFFFAISMVISRLFTGNIIDQLSTPMVIGGLFIIEMLGVSFIGNGRSLCSLSVGAVLIGFSMAFIYPMLAVHVSRMSDALKGQALSIFGAFINGGIGTGSFLIGYLSQSYVITKAVLVSAGIMIPAIIFVLMLPLLYRILQKNI; this is encoded by the coding sequence ATGAATAATTTTAATGTTGAGTGTTCTGATTGGTATTGGAATAAAAATATATCAAGAAATATGTTAAAGGTAACTATAGCATTATGTTATTTATGCGTTGGAATATCAATAATACCTATACCCATGTTAGTTAGAGAATATGCTAAATCCGATGATACAACCTTAGGGCTTATAATGGGCATCTATGCTTTTACGGCTATAGTCGGTAGGGTTATCTTTGGCTTCGTTATGCGATTAATTGGATATCGACTTATGTTAGTGATATCTGCATTAATTCTTTCTCTGGCTACAATGATATGTGCAAAATTATCGACCCTGGATGGGTTGCTATATGGACGTTTTGTGTTAGGACTTGGGGTTGGAGGAATGATGGCTGTTTGCACCGCTTGGATGGTTGATTTACCTGGGGGACAGTCCAAAGTTGGGAAATCAATTGGTTCAATCGGAACGATTAACTATGCCGTTTTAGCATTTTCAGCACCATTAGGGAAAATACTTTGTGATTATTTTGGTGCGCAAGGAACTTTATTAATATCAGCTTTATTCCCTCTCTTAGCAATTTTTATTATATGCAAACTTCATAAAGTAGAAATTCCAGATCTCAATAAGAAAAAGGGAGAAGCTTTAGGCGTTATTCTTATTTCTAGTCTGATTCCTGGTTTAGCACTTTTATTATCAGGGATTGGTTATGCTGTTATCATCTCTTTCGGCCAACAAGTTGCTTATTTTCGCCATGTCAATAATGGTGAAGTTATTGTCTTCTTTTTTGCTATATCAATGGTGATATCTAGATTATTTACAGGGAATATTATTGACCAATTATCTACGCCAATGGTTATTGGTGGGTTATTTATTATCGAAATGCTGGGTGTTTCTTTTATCGGAAATGGCCGCTCTTTGTGCAGCTTATCTGTGGGTGCTGTTCTTATTGGATTTTCTATGGCTTTTATTTACCCCATGCTTGCCGTTCATGTCAGTAGAATGTCCGATGCTTTAAAAGGACAAGCTTTATCAATATTTGGAGCTTTTATCAATGGGGGAATTGGTACGGGAAGTTTTCTGATTGGATATTTGAGCCAGTCTTACGTGATAACGAAGGCTGTATTAGTATCGGCAGGAATAATGATCCCTGCCATTATATTTGTTCTTATGTTGCCGCTACTGTATAGGATCTTACAGAAAAATATTTGA
- the dppB gene encoding dipeptide ABC transporter permease DppB, with protein sequence MLQFILRRLGLVIPTFIGITLLTFAFVHMIPGDPVLIMAGERGISAERHAELMAAMGLDKPLWEQYLHYINGVLHGDLGISLKSRIPVWDEFVPRFKATFELGICAMLFAISVGIPVGVLAAVKRGSVFDHTAIGLSLTGYSMPIFWWGIMLIMLVSVQWNLTPVSGRISDSVFLDDSYPLTGFMLIDTLIWGEEGDFTDAVMHMVLPAIVLGTIPLAVIVRMTRSAMLEVLGEDYIRTARAKGLSRLRVIIVHALRNALLPVVTVIGLQVGIMLAGAILTETIFSWPGLGRWLIDALQRRDYPVVQGGVLLVATMIILVNLVVDLLYGIVNPRIRHKK encoded by the coding sequence ATGCTGCAATTTATCCTCCGACGTCTGGGCTTAGTGATCCCAACGTTTATTGGTATTACGCTGCTGACTTTTGCGTTTGTGCATATGATCCCCGGCGATCCCGTACTGATTATGGCGGGAGAACGGGGTATTTCTGCCGAGCGTCATGCCGAGTTAATGGCGGCAATGGGGCTGGATAAGCCTCTCTGGGAGCAATATCTTCATTACATCAATGGCGTACTGCATGGGGATTTGGGGATCTCGTTAAAAAGCCGCATCCCTGTCTGGGATGAGTTTGTCCCGCGCTTTAAAGCAACGTTTGAATTGGGCATCTGTGCCATGCTGTTTGCCATCTCCGTCGGGATCCCGGTCGGGGTATTGGCGGCTGTCAAACGGGGTTCGGTCTTCGATCACACCGCAATTGGCCTGTCATTAACCGGCTATTCCATGCCGATTTTCTGGTGGGGGATCATGCTGATTATGCTGGTTTCCGTCCAGTGGAACTTAACGCCCGTTTCCGGCCGGATCAGCGATAGCGTATTCCTTGATGACAGCTATCCCCTGACGGGTTTTATGCTGATTGATACGCTGATTTGGGGGGAGGAAGGGGATTTCACTGATGCGGTCATGCACATGGTCCTGCCCGCGATTGTGTTGGGAACGATCCCGTTAGCCGTGATTGTGCGTATGACTCGCTCCGCCATGCTGGAAGTGTTGGGCGAAGATTATATTCGGACTGCCCGTGCAAAAGGGCTGAGCCGCCTGCGTGTCATTATTGTCCATGCGTTGCGTAATGCGTTGTTACCGGTCGTCACGGTGATTGGCCTGCAAGTGGGCATCATGTTGGCGGGTGCCATTCTGACCGAAACGATTTTTTCATGGCCGGGATTGGGGCGTTGGCTGATTGATGCCCTGCAACGCCGTGACTATCCGGTCGTACAGGGGGGCGTATTACTGGTCGCAACCATGATTATTCTGGTCAATCTGGTGGTTGATTTGTTGTATGGCATCGTCAATCCGCGCATTCGTCATAAGAAATAA